The proteins below are encoded in one region of Helianthus annuus cultivar XRQ/B chromosome 2, HanXRQr2.0-SUNRISE, whole genome shotgun sequence:
- the LOC110922289 gene encoding ubiquitin-like domain-containing protein CIP73: MADHHSDKGVSTDNVSVKSVESESESAGVANQHSDVADKHSDKGDRIAEVALESLKPKGGAEKQSDKNETIAEVARVADEHSDKGDRIAEVAIESLKSEGVADKRPDEGESIAEVALDALKSKGVADKHSDEEASGSTVEINIKTLDSQLHNFIVDKNMLVSTFKETIASEVGLPVDQQRLIFRGKVLKDEDRLSEYHVESGHTLHLVNRQPSEFQPSSGSPNVETAARSSNAGQDDNVTGTRPRVGHVSHSVVLGTFGVGEQDEGGSPDVNQVIGAVLNFFGQGLIAGTGTTQPHMQFSMPMQVALGNETGNQSQPRSPRQSMPQGYQIPVGSVPAVPTLATPIPESLHTLSEFMNHMDRALSQNGNSTEGFPSVELPSNARGLPSVAALAVVMRQAQRLLSGPAVDSLSHTARRLEEQEGSSDVTVRTQIQTEAMQSGLAMQHLGALLLELGRTMLTLRIGQSPAESSVNAGPAVYISPSGPNPIMVQPFPLQTSSLFGGSAGPVGIGAVPRHLNIHIHPGPRATNVESNLGAHANINAGVSSQARGVGDHMRSGNQSSVGQADAGLSEDVGGTRMKSLSETEGGSSSFSRRNIPLGLGPGGLQPKRRNRPTRLEASSSGVSTSSAGGQLDPAATMNQLMQNPALNNLLAGVSNQNGSGSPDLFRNLMSQVAQNPEMMNTVNQFAQHMDGNQDLSSMLAGMGGSGGSGSGNLDMSSLVQQMMPFVSQALNSGSGSGSSSSNKLQSVPSRKGTLHRRSSSVKSLNINERSSEFQMNLENAAQKIVEHYPPLEIFSSIVQTAAALRNDVYDTNAINALCMEEELAQEFMEMLKRDISRRLQ; the protein is encoded by the exons ATGGCAGACCATCATTCCGATAAAGGTGTGAGTACAGATAATGTTTCTGTTAAAAGTGTGGAATCGGAATCGGAATCAGCTGGTGTGGCAAATCAACATTCTGATGTTGCAGATAAACATTCAGATAAAGGTGACAGAATAGCTGAAGTTGCACTCGAAAGTTTGAAACCGAAAGGTGGTGCAGAGAAACAGTCAGATAAAAATGAAACTATAGCTGAAGTTGCTCGTGTTGCGGATGAACATTCAGATAAAGGTGACAGAATAGCTGAAGTTGCAATTGAAAGTCTGAAATCAGAAGGTGTTGCAGATAAACGTCCGGATGAAGGTGAAAGTATAGCTGAAGTTGCTCTAGATGCTTTGAAATCAAAAGGTGTTGCAGATAAACATTCAGATGAAGAGGCTTCTGGATCAACGGTGGAGATTAATATCAAGACGCTAGATTCACAGTTACACAACTTTATTGTCGATAAAAAT ATGTTAGTTTCGACATTCAAGGAGACTATAGCTAGTGAAGTCGGCCTTCCAGTTGATCAGCAGCGGCTGATTTTTAGAGGCAAGGTGTTGAAAGATGAAGACCGTCTTTCAGAATACC ATGTTGAAAGTGGACATACACTGCATCTAGTGAATAGACAACCATCTGAATTTCAACCCTCATCTGGCTCGCCCAATGTGGAGACAGCTGCAAGGAGCAGCAATGCAG GACAAGATGATAATGTGACCGGTACACGTCCTCGCGTCGGGCATGTTTCACATAGTGTAGTTCTTGGGACATTCGGCGTCGGAGAGCAAGATGAAGGCGGCAGTCCAGATGTAAATCAG GTGATTGGGGCAGTTCTTAATTTCTTTGGGCAGGGCCTCATCGCTGGTACCGGCACAACGCAACCACACATGCAG TTCAGTATGCCCATGCAAGTTGCTCTTGGAAATGAGACGGGAAATCAGTCGCAGCCTAGAAGTCCTCGTCAATCAATGCCTCAAGGGTATCAAATCCCAGTGGGATCAGTGCCAGCTGTACCTACACTTGCCACG CCAATACCTGAGTCCTTACACACGCTTTCTGAGTTCATGAACCACATGGACCGAGCATTATCTCAAAATGGAA ATAGTACGGAAGGCTTCCCGTCTGTAGAACTACCCTCCAATGCTCGTGGCTTGCCGTCAGTAGCAGCTTTGGCAGTTGTCATGCGACAAGCACAACGTCTTCTTAGTGGGCCCGCTGTTGATTCTTTATCT CATACCGCAAGAAGGCTAGAGGAACAGGAGGGTTCAAGTGACGTCACGGTGAGAACCCAGATTCAAACGGAAGCAATGCAGTCGGGGCTTGCTATGCAGCATTTAGGTGCTCTTTTGCTAGAGCTAGGTCGTACGATGCTGACGTTGCGTATCGGACAGTCACCC GCTGAATCTTCTGTAAACGCTGGGCCTGCTGTTTACATATCTCCTTCCGGTCCTAATCCTATTATGGTTCAGCCGTTCCCTCTGCAAACTAGTTCTCTCTTCGGTGGGTCCGCTGGTCCTGTTGGAATAGGAGCCGTTCCACGACACCTTAACATACATATCCATCCTG GTCCAAGGGCAACTAATGTCGAATCAAACCTAGGAGCACACGCTAACATAAACG CTGGAGTCAGCTCACAAGCCAGAGGTGTTGGTGATCACATGAGAAGTGGAAATCAGAGTTCTGTCG GCCAAGCAGATGCTGGTCTTTCAGAG GATGTAGGAGGCACAAGAATGAAATCTTTAAGTGAAACGGAAGGTGGTTCGTCATCATTCAGTCGAAGGAACATTCCCCTTGGACTTGGCCCGGGAGGTTTACAACCTAAA AGACGAAATCGGCCGACAAGATTAGAGGCGAGTAGTAGTGGCGTTTCTACTTCATCGGCTGGAGGCCAACTGGATCCTGCAGCAACCATGAATCAACTTATGCAAAATCCCGCTTTAAATAATCTTTTAGCTGGTGTTTCGAATCAAAATGGGTCCGGATCACCGGATTTATTTAGGAATTTAATGAGTCAAGTTGCGCAAAACCCTGAAATGATGAACACAGTCAATCAGTTTGCTCAACATATGGATGGTAATCAAGATTTAAGTAGCATGTTGGCGGGCATGGGTGGGTCCGGTGGCAGTGGCAGCGGCAACCTTGATATGTCGAGTTTGGTTCAACAGATGATGCCGTTTGTTTCTCAAGCTCTCAATAGTGGTAGTGGAAGTGGGAGTTCAAGTTCAAATAAGCTTCAATCTGTACCATCTAGAAAAGGCACGCTTCATCGACGTTCCAGTAGTGTGAAGAGTTTGAACATTAATGAAAGATCGAGTGAATTTCAG ATGAACCTTGAAAACGCGGCCCAGAAAATAGTGGAACATTACCCACCTCTAGAAATATTCTCATCAATAGTCCAAACTGCTGCTGCTTTACGCAACGATGTTTATGATACAAATGCTATTAATGCATTATGTATGGAAGAGGAGCTTGCTCAG GAATTTATGGAAATGTTGAAGCGTGACATTTCTCGACGGCTTCAGTAG